A region of Streptomyces halobius DNA encodes the following proteins:
- a CDS encoding DUF3105 domain-containing protein has product MTQDQQQYESSSGRPGDCEARYARLKRRLWAVTTAVVVAGAVVVGVTAIASAHDGSPTARVAARSVDSDKANVPGEQVYGNLQRHHVLGPVDYSGGPTPPVGGPHHPTWQNANGDVYDRPLRNEHAVHSLEHGVVWVTYAENAPRSVVNAFRKKVEGVPYRMMSPVPGQGAPVKLTAWGHQLAVTSADDPRVDQFFDAYVQGPQAPEPEGPVTGGRATP; this is encoded by the coding sequence ATGACACAGGATCAGCAGCAGTACGAGTCTTCGAGCGGTAGGCCGGGGGACTGTGAGGCCCGGTACGCCCGGCTCAAGCGGCGGCTGTGGGCGGTGACCACGGCCGTGGTGGTCGCCGGCGCCGTGGTCGTCGGCGTCACGGCGATCGCCTCGGCTCACGACGGGTCCCCCACCGCCCGCGTGGCCGCGAGGAGCGTCGACTCTGACAAGGCCAACGTCCCCGGTGAGCAGGTCTACGGCAACCTGCAGCGCCACCATGTGCTTGGTCCGGTCGATTACTCCGGCGGCCCGACCCCGCCCGTGGGCGGCCCGCATCATCCGACCTGGCAGAACGCCAACGGCGACGTCTACGACCGGCCGCTGCGCAACGAACACGCGGTGCACTCCCTGGAGCACGGCGTCGTGTGGGTGACATACGCGGAGAACGCACCGCGGAGTGTCGTGAACGCGTTCAGGAAAAAGGTCGAGGGCGTGCCCTATCGGATGATGAGTCCGGTCCCCGGCCAGGGCGCGCCGGTCAAGCTGACCGCCTGGGGCCACCAGCTGGCCGTCACCTCTGCCGACGACCCGCGGGTGGACCAATTCTTCGACGCGTACGTACAGGGGCCGCAGGCACCCGAGCCGGAAGGGCCCGTCACCGGCGGCAGGGCGACCCCATGA
- a CDS encoding Holliday junction endonuclease gives MTTETFGPKCVRTANGPCVVAFDLSLAGTGIAYRDGSTATVKTQAKDGDRRLLQIAEAARLAVGGEHLGLGPAPDLVVLEDIPQNSFAAKAVSMVHGVVRAVLIEVGVPYALVTAATLKAYATGKGSGDKVPMAMAAYKRAGREFPDDNQCDAWWLWCAGLDQLGAPPVDLPKVQRDRLAKVTWPEVAR, from the coding sequence GTGACCACCGAGACTTTCGGCCCGAAGTGCGTCCGGACTGCTAACGGCCCGTGCGTGGTCGCCTTCGACCTGTCCCTTGCTGGGACCGGGATCGCCTACCGGGACGGCTCTACGGCCACGGTGAAGACGCAGGCGAAGGACGGAGACCGCCGCCTCCTGCAGATCGCTGAGGCCGCCCGCCTCGCGGTCGGTGGTGAACACCTCGGGCTCGGCCCGGCGCCGGACCTCGTGGTCCTGGAGGACATCCCGCAGAACAGCTTTGCAGCGAAGGCAGTCAGCATGGTGCACGGGGTCGTCCGCGCCGTGCTGATCGAGGTCGGCGTCCCGTACGCCCTCGTGACGGCCGCGACGCTCAAGGCGTATGCGACCGGCAAGGGATCCGGCGACAAGGTCCCTATGGCGATGGCCGCGTACAAGCGCGCGGGCCGGGAGTTCCCTGATGACAACCAGTGCGATGCCTGGTGGCTCTGGTGCGCCGGGCTGGACCAGCTCGGCGCACCGCCCGTCGATCTCCCCAAGGTTCAGCGGGACCGGCTCGCCAAGGTGACGTGGCCGGAGGTAGCCCGGTGA
- a CDS encoding YqaJ viral recombinase family nuclease, which yields MTTATYCVEQSGAPTARLLLPSSATREEWSAIRRAGVGGSDVAAILGLDKYRGPRHVFEAKHGRQDDVTSEAAEIGTEIEDFIARMFSKRSGVPIAASPGTLVHNERSWMLANVDRYALDDAGAVTGPVECKNRSEYQASDWEDGVPDSPAIQCHWYMAVGGWDVGYVAALVGGNKLRWHRIERDEEMIGWLVETCGRWYQRHIVEGLPPAADGLEATTELLAKLWSVKPEAIAEIDLATAKALRARRADLKAQVKALADELRTVENEMRALTGKNEIARADGRPAWTWKANGVFAAKRFREAEPELAAAYTHLVPAIDTDRLKADHPETYAAYRARVLNVPEKGV from the coding sequence GTGACCACTGCAACCTATTGTGTTGAGCAGTCGGGGGCGCCGACCGCCCGCCTGCTGCTGCCCTCCTCCGCCACCCGCGAGGAGTGGTCTGCGATCCGCCGGGCCGGGGTCGGCGGCTCGGACGTCGCGGCGATTCTCGGTCTGGACAAGTACCGCGGGCCCCGTCACGTCTTCGAGGCCAAGCACGGCCGCCAGGACGACGTGACGAGCGAGGCCGCCGAGATCGGTACGGAGATCGAGGACTTCATCGCGCGCATGTTCTCGAAGAGGTCGGGCGTCCCGATCGCGGCATCGCCCGGCACCCTCGTGCACAACGAGCGCTCGTGGATGCTCGCCAACGTCGACCGGTACGCGCTCGACGACGCTGGTGCGGTCACCGGGCCGGTGGAGTGCAAGAACCGCAGCGAGTACCAGGCGTCGGACTGGGAGGACGGCGTCCCGGACTCCCCGGCGATCCAGTGCCACTGGTACATGGCCGTCGGCGGCTGGGACGTCGGCTACGTTGCTGCGCTCGTCGGCGGCAACAAGCTGCGCTGGCACCGCATCGAGCGGGACGAGGAGATGATCGGCTGGCTCGTCGAGACGTGCGGCCGGTGGTACCAGCGGCACATCGTTGAGGGCCTGCCCCCGGCCGCCGACGGTCTGGAGGCCACCACCGAGCTGCTGGCCAAGCTGTGGTCGGTCAAGCCCGAGGCCATCGCCGAGATCGACCTCGCGACGGCGAAGGCGTTGCGCGCCCGCCGCGCGGACCTCAAGGCCCAGGTGAAGGCCCTCGCCGACGAGCTGCGGACCGTCGAGAACGAGATGCGGGCCTTGACCGGCAAGAACGAGATCGCCAGGGCCGACGGCAGGCCGGCGTGGACCTGGAAGGCCAACGGCGTCTTCGCGGCGAAGAGGTTCCGTGAGGCGGAGCCGGAGCTGGCCGCCGCGTACACGCACCTGGTCCCCGCGATCGACACCGACCGGCTCAAGGCCGACCACCCCGAGACGTACGCCGCTTACCGCGCCCGTGTGCTGAACGTGCCCGAGAAGGGAGTGTGA
- a CDS encoding recombinase RecT translates to MTSTLKDRVRAATEEARHPAKLPTARPAETVDGSTAEELHAAERQDGGETTDAVLSWLERYGEHFTKALPSHVDQGAFFAAVRAVLPGLVRCTPASLLQALLTCARFGLVPDGRHAVIRREGKLAVFVPMYQGYVELMYRSGRVGSVHVGMIHAGDEWNYEPTAPPPLDFTHKPALELTREQRGKPILAYAFCWMTGGARSQVVILTRQDAEEIRDEYSQAYQRAKAEGREDTFWHTHFDDMWKKSALRRLHKVVPMSAELVQLGKADDAGDAGQTQVLHTPDEDARLLADATAAHKAAEGSQESRQVATLPRKRMQPKRASRKSRRGGKGRRR, encoded by the coding sequence GTGACGAGCACGTTGAAAGACCGCGTCCGCGCGGCCACCGAAGAGGCCCGGCACCCGGCGAAGCTCCCGACGGCACGCCCCGCCGAGACCGTCGACGGCAGCACAGCCGAGGAACTGCACGCCGCTGAGCGGCAGGACGGCGGCGAGACCACCGACGCCGTCCTGTCCTGGCTGGAGCGGTACGGCGAGCACTTCACGAAGGCCCTGCCTTCCCACGTCGATCAGGGCGCGTTCTTCGCGGCCGTGCGGGCGGTCCTGCCCGGCCTGGTCCGCTGCACCCCCGCGAGCCTGCTCCAGGCGCTGCTGACGTGCGCCCGGTTCGGACTCGTGCCGGACGGACGCCACGCGGTCATCCGACGCGAGGGCAAGCTCGCGGTGTTCGTGCCGATGTACCAGGGCTACGTCGAGCTGATGTACCGCTCCGGGCGGGTCGGCAGCGTGCACGTCGGGATGATCCATGCCGGAGACGAGTGGAACTACGAGCCCACCGCCCCTCCCCCGCTCGACTTCACGCACAAGCCCGCGCTGGAGCTGACCCGCGAGCAGCGCGGGAAGCCGATCCTCGCGTACGCGTTCTGCTGGATGACCGGCGGCGCCCGCTCCCAGGTCGTCATCCTGACGCGCCAGGACGCCGAGGAGATCCGCGACGAGTACAGCCAGGCGTACCAGCGGGCCAAGGCCGAAGGCCGGGAGGACACCTTCTGGCACACCCACTTCGACGACATGTGGAAGAAGTCGGCGCTGCGGCGGCTGCACAAGGTGGTGCCCATGTCGGCCGAGCTGGTGCAGCTCGGGAAGGCCGACGATGCCGGTGACGCCGGGCAGACGCAGGTCCTCCACACACCGGACGAGGACGCGAGGCTCCTCGCCGACGCCACCGCGGCGCACAAGGCGGCTGAGGGCTCTCAGGAGTCCCGGCAGGTCGCCACGCTGCCGAGGAAGCGGATGCAGCCCAAGCGCGCCAGTCGCAAGTCCCGTCGAGGGGGGAAGGGGCGCCGCCGGTGA
- a CDS encoding exonuclease domain-containing protein, with amino-acid sequence MTWHRRSLVGFDLETTGVDPESDRIVTAAVVRYGGGRPNEMRTWIADPGVDIPAAAMAVHGYTTEAARAAGRPAGAVVAEIMSALVELVDEGLPLVVMNAAFDLTMLEAEAARYGVKSLFAASVPRVLDPRVLDKHVDRYRRGGRRLEDLCGHYVVPLGAAHDCGADAVAACGVVWKIANRHRWLAQTPLDELHEQQVCWAAEQQAGLRDYFARTPGKEALASGVRTEWPLIPAQREDGTP; translated from the coding sequence GTGACCTGGCATCGCCGCTCCCTGGTGGGGTTCGACCTGGAGACGACTGGGGTGGATCCCGAGTCGGACCGGATCGTGACGGCCGCCGTCGTCCGCTACGGCGGCGGCCGGCCCAACGAGATGCGTACCTGGATCGCGGATCCCGGGGTGGACATCCCCGCGGCTGCGATGGCGGTGCACGGTTACACGACCGAGGCGGCCCGCGCTGCGGGCCGCCCGGCCGGGGCCGTGGTCGCCGAGATCATGTCGGCGCTTGTTGAGCTGGTCGACGAGGGCCTGCCGCTGGTCGTGATGAACGCGGCGTTCGACCTGACGATGCTGGAGGCCGAGGCCGCCCGGTACGGGGTGAAGTCGCTGTTCGCCGCGTCGGTGCCAAGGGTGCTGGACCCGCGCGTGCTGGACAAGCACGTCGACCGGTACCGGAGGGGCGGCCGGCGCCTTGAAGACCTGTGCGGCCACTACGTGGTGCCGCTGGGCGCGGCACACGACTGTGGCGCGGACGCGGTCGCCGCCTGCGGTGTCGTCTGGAAGATCGCGAACCGGCACCGGTGGCTGGCGCAGACGCCGCTCGATGAGCTGCACGAGCAGCAGGTGTGTTGGGCGGCTGAGCAGCAGGCCGGGCTGCGCGACTACTTCGCTCGGACGCCTGGCAAGGAGGCGCTGGCCTCCGGGGTGCGCACCGAGTGGCCTCTGATTCCCGCCCAGCGAGAGGACGGTACCCCGTGA
- a CDS encoding sigma-70 family RNA polymerase sigma factor, giving the protein MATDMHPAHSGGRADRADLDWWQRAWSHREELLRVARRRSMSAEDAEDAVHEAMLRAAEHPQLDDERLGAWLTTVTIRLCVDRYRQVSREAEVRSSPKLVAPCPMPVDETVCDQAEARWLAARSGELPARQAEAIRLKSEDLDVGQVAKEMGLSYRTAESLLARARRTLRTALAATLGLALWLCGRGGPRTGGNAQLVTVAATAATLAVAGLVLPYVHDGDRPGPARPAPSVSDGAGDARNPGSGAPPSARSRPAASTTNPGTAPADGPLPVVPSLPEVPLPILETLTAVPDPDVPEIPLKPPEVSVPPAPSAPAAPSPSATAPSVRSPESSKTAPKLPGDGIVP; this is encoded by the coding sequence ATGGCGACGGACATGCACCCTGCGCATTCGGGTGGGAGGGCCGACAGGGCGGACCTCGACTGGTGGCAGCGCGCGTGGAGTCACCGCGAGGAACTGCTGCGGGTGGCCCGCCGCAGGTCCATGAGCGCCGAGGACGCCGAGGACGCCGTACACGAGGCGATGCTGCGCGCCGCCGAGCATCCGCAGCTCGACGACGAGCGGCTCGGCGCCTGGCTGACGACCGTGACCATACGGCTGTGTGTCGACCGGTACCGGCAGGTCAGCCGCGAGGCCGAGGTGCGCAGCAGCCCCAAACTGGTTGCGCCGTGCCCGATGCCGGTCGACGAGACGGTGTGCGACCAGGCGGAGGCGCGGTGGCTGGCCGCGCGGAGCGGGGAGCTGCCCGCGCGGCAGGCGGAGGCGATCCGGCTCAAGTCCGAGGACCTGGACGTCGGTCAGGTCGCCAAGGAGATGGGCCTGAGCTACCGGACGGCCGAGTCGCTGCTCGCCAGGGCCCGGCGCACGCTGCGCACAGCGCTTGCCGCCACCCTTGGTCTCGCCCTGTGGCTGTGCGGGCGCGGAGGGCCGCGTACGGGCGGGAACGCGCAGCTGGTGACCGTGGCCGCGACGGCGGCGACCCTTGCCGTGGCGGGACTCGTCCTGCCGTACGTCCACGACGGGGACCGGCCTGGCCCGGCCCGGCCCGCACCCTCCGTCTCCGATGGAGCCGGGGACGCGCGGAACCCGGGGAGCGGGGCGCCGCCCTCGGCCCGCTCCCGCCCGGCCGCGTCGACGACCAACCCCGGCACGGCGCCGGCCGACGGCCCGCTTCCCGTGGTGCCGTCCCTGCCCGAGGTGCCGCTCCCGATCCTGGAAACACTGACCGCGGTGCCCGACCCGGACGTCCCCGAGATACCGCTCAAGCCGCCAGAGGTGTCCGTCCCCCCGGCCCCGTCCGCCCCCGCCGCCCCCTCCCCCTCCGCGACGGCCCCTTCCGTACGTTCACCGGAGAGCTCCAAAACGGCCCCGAAGCTGCCCGGCGACGGCATCGTGCCCTGA
- a CDS encoding helix-turn-helix domain-containing protein yields the protein MTNEERPEDLAQLLAHLKSEYDVNESEIARAIGVAPATVNAWTNRKRGTSRGPNPDKLRALAAAFPKFTEQRIFAAAGRKAPGPLSPDAEQRILELYRGLTREQQEITETQMRALNEANRN from the coding sequence GTGACGAACGAGGAGCGCCCCGAAGACCTCGCGCAGCTGCTCGCTCACCTGAAGTCGGAATACGACGTCAACGAGAGCGAGATCGCGCGCGCCATCGGCGTCGCCCCAGCCACGGTGAACGCCTGGACGAACCGCAAGCGCGGGACCAGCCGCGGCCCCAACCCGGACAAGCTCCGCGCCCTCGCGGCAGCCTTTCCCAAGTTCACCGAACAAAGGATCTTCGCCGCCGCCGGCCGCAAGGCTCCAGGCCCCCTCAGCCCGGACGCCGAACAGCGAATCCTTGAGCTGTACCGCGGCCTCACGCGAGAGCAGCAGGAGATCACCGAGACCCAGATGCGCGCCCTGAACGAGGCGAACCGCAACTAG
- a CDS encoding helix-turn-helix domain-containing protein, with product MPPHSYLTGKRIDRARRLLLDGHRPSEVAAIVGFHDQAHLNRHFTRHVGTTPARYQRTRTGSAQTSSLRCRGCSHPASVVPASTITLANPCGPRSRHRVTGGRRKPLRSAARSCDLRRSSQSGWRPAARYIESQQVRAT from the coding sequence CTGCCGCCACACAGCTACCTCACGGGCAAGCGCATCGATCGGGCACGTCGACTTCTTCTCGACGGCCACCGGCCCTCCGAGGTCGCTGCAATCGTGGGATTCCACGACCAAGCCCACCTAAACCGACACTTCACACGCCACGTGGGCACCACACCCGCGCGGTACCAGCGCACGCGCACCGGTTCTGCCCAAACTTCTTCCTTACGCTGCCGCGGATGCTCACATCCCGCCTCCGTGGTCCCTGCCTCGACCATCACCCTGGCGAACCCATGCGGTCCGCGCTCTAGGCACCGTGTGACCGGCGGGCGGCGCAAACCTTTGCGGTCCGCAGCGCGAAGCTGCGACCTGCGAAGATCGTCTCAGTCCGGCTGGCGGCCAGCTGCCCGATACATTGAATCGCAGCAGGTCAGGGCCACCTAA
- a CDS encoding tyrosine-type recombinase/integrase: MGRRATNNPRQIRSKSCGCSLCMEEYPPPKYPERKRRRDCIGSWQARYRDPAGRQTAKNFDKKGEAEDFLDEVRTRVRRRTYNDPKRGEITLEAWWALWWPAHEPQRITTRNRKLSSWTVHIQPKWGQYKLNALTYLDIQAWVSRDLKGYATQTKVLELLNMMLRDAVRDQRIPFNPADNVTKTASPPVKHPDDLRPPTTEQYELVRAALPVWYQPIADFAEETGLRWGEFTGLRRLYLDLEEDVIKVREVVIDDRGTLRRQGVPKTSAGFRTVPLTPKAKNAALTMIERLNPAETQTAVDSGMHPEELILRGPRAATTKMINGKKVTVDGVLSRNNFRRVWITAIQQAGIARMVKNPETGRKEWWPRVSDYRDRYASRLHEAGMSEVDVQYVLGHERGGKVTWLYTHRGEKAVQNAREALSNGRHLRAVS; this comes from the coding sequence ATGGGGCGTAGAGCGACCAACAACCCCCGGCAGATCCGCAGCAAGAGCTGCGGGTGCAGCCTGTGCATGGAGGAGTACCCGCCACCCAAGTACCCCGAGCGCAAGCGCCGGCGCGACTGCATCGGCTCGTGGCAGGCCCGATACCGCGACCCGGCTGGCCGGCAGACGGCGAAGAACTTCGACAAGAAGGGCGAAGCCGAGGACTTCCTCGACGAGGTCCGCACCCGCGTGCGGCGCCGCACGTACAACGACCCGAAACGCGGCGAGATCACCCTTGAAGCATGGTGGGCTCTATGGTGGCCCGCCCACGAGCCTCAGCGCATCACTACGAGGAACCGCAAGCTCAGCTCGTGGACCGTCCACATCCAGCCCAAGTGGGGGCAGTACAAGCTCAACGCCCTCACCTACCTCGACATCCAGGCATGGGTATCCCGGGACCTCAAGGGCTACGCCACGCAGACGAAGGTACTCGAGCTGCTCAACATGATGCTCCGGGACGCCGTCCGAGACCAGCGCATCCCGTTCAACCCGGCCGACAACGTCACCAAGACCGCGAGCCCGCCGGTGAAGCACCCGGACGACCTGAGGCCGCCCACCACGGAGCAGTACGAGCTGGTGCGCGCGGCTCTGCCGGTCTGGTACCAGCCCATTGCCGACTTCGCCGAGGAAACCGGCCTGAGGTGGGGGGAGTTCACCGGCCTTCGCCGGCTCTACCTCGACCTGGAGGAGGACGTCATCAAGGTCAGGGAAGTGGTCATTGACGACCGCGGCACCCTCCGACGCCAGGGAGTTCCGAAGACGTCGGCCGGCTTCCGTACAGTGCCCCTCACCCCCAAGGCGAAGAACGCGGCTCTAACCATGATCGAACGGCTTAACCCGGCGGAGACCCAGACAGCCGTCGACTCCGGTATGCACCCAGAGGAACTGATCCTTCGTGGGCCGCGCGCTGCCACCACCAAGATGATCAACGGCAAGAAGGTGACCGTAGACGGGGTCCTGAGCAGGAACAACTTTCGCCGGGTCTGGATTACCGCCATTCAGCAGGCCGGGATCGCGCGCATGGTCAAAAACCCGGAGACCGGACGCAAGGAGTGGTGGCCCAGGGTCTCCGACTACCGCGACCGATACGCCTCGCGACTCCACGAGGCAGGCATGTCCGAGGTCGATGTGCAGTACGTCCTCGGCCACGAGCGCGGAGGCAAAGTGACGTGGCTATACACGCACCGCGGCGAGAAGGCGGTGCAGAACGCGCGCGAGGCACTGAGTAACGGCCGTCACCTGAGGGCAGTCTCGTGA
- a CDS encoding helix-turn-helix domain-containing protein, with the protein MKFGRSKVYDLIRSKRLVSITEGRSRRIPENALHDYIRNRIEEAA; encoded by the coding sequence ATCAAGTTCGGCCGCTCCAAGGTCTACGACCTGATCCGCTCCAAGCGCCTCGTCTCCATCACCGAGGGCCGCTCCCGGCGCATCCCGGAAAACGCGCTGCATGACTACATCCGCAACCGGATCGAGGAGGCCGCCTGA
- a CDS encoding XRE family transcriptional regulator: MTKLYRKGNGQPLRDAMRANGVSGPELAERTKRLDSVGRGVSPATIGRLAGRGGTARDACRLATAWLVAEALDWPIHRLFGLGAPSVSTDTVERCESYGDEDSY, encoded by the coding sequence ATGACCAAGCTGTATCGCAAGGGCAATGGCCAGCCGCTCAGGGATGCGATGCGAGCCAACGGGGTGTCCGGCCCCGAGCTTGCCGAGCGGACCAAGCGGCTCGACTCGGTAGGGCGCGGGGTTAGCCCGGCGACGATCGGTCGTCTCGCCGGCCGAGGGGGGACGGCGCGAGATGCCTGCCGACTCGCGACGGCGTGGCTCGTCGCTGAAGCGCTCGACTGGCCCATTCATCGCCTCTTCGGCCTCGGCGCGCCTTCGGTTTCAACTGACACGGTAGAAAGGTGTGAATCCTATGGCGACGAAGACTCTTACTGA
- a CDS encoding MlaE family ABC transporter permease: MSLSPKGALRHSGSLFAMSLDVLRTLPRRPFQVREFIQQSWFIASVTILPTALVSIPFGAVIALQIGSLTRQLGAQSFSGAASVLAVLREASPIVTALLIAGAGGTAICADLGARKIREEIDAMQVLGIDPIHRLVVPRVLASMVVAVLLNGLVSVVGVAGGYFFNVVLQNGTPGAYLASFTTLAQLSDLWAAELKALVFGAIAAIVASYKGLTAKGGPKGVGDAVNQAVVITFMLLFVTNFVMTAVYFQIVPQRG; encoded by the coding sequence ATGAGTCTGTCACCCAAGGGGGCGCTGCGGCACTCGGGCAGCCTCTTCGCGATGAGCCTGGATGTGCTGCGGACGCTGCCGCGACGCCCGTTCCAGGTACGGGAGTTCATCCAGCAGTCCTGGTTCATTGCGAGCGTCACGATCCTGCCCACCGCGCTTGTCTCCATCCCGTTCGGGGCGGTGATCGCATTGCAGATCGGCAGTCTGACCCGGCAGCTGGGCGCGCAGTCGTTCTCGGGCGCCGCCTCGGTGCTCGCGGTGCTTCGGGAGGCCTCGCCGATCGTCACCGCGCTCCTTATCGCGGGGGCGGGCGGCACCGCGATCTGCGCGGATCTCGGGGCGCGCAAGATCCGCGAGGAAATCGACGCGATGCAGGTCCTCGGCATCGACCCGATCCACCGCCTTGTCGTGCCCAGGGTCCTGGCGTCGATGGTCGTCGCGGTGCTGCTCAACGGCCTGGTCTCGGTGGTCGGGGTGGCCGGCGGCTACTTCTTCAACGTGGTCCTGCAGAACGGCACTCCCGGCGCCTATCTGGCCTCATTCACCACCCTCGCCCAGCTGTCCGACCTCTGGGCGGCGGAGCTCAAGGCCCTGGTCTTCGGAGCCATCGCCGCGATCGTCGCCTCGTACAAGGGGCTCACCGCCAAGGGCGGTCCCAAGGGCGTCGGTGACGCGGTGAACCAGGCCGTGGTCATCACCTTCATGTTGCTGTTCGTGACGAACTTCGTGATGACCGCCGTGTACTTCCAAATCGTCCCGCAGAGAGGGTAG
- a CDS encoding Acb2/Tad1 domain-containing protein, with protein sequence MAISPREIEIRFAPPKTDGDRIAIKARICEAARELALLIHELVPGSREESQAIKACEITVQWAHAGIDRRYVARGERKALAPVLIDPEDAEAACLSAVAEADIAARPAAL encoded by the coding sequence ATGGCGATCAGCCCGCGTGAGATCGAGATCAGATTCGCCCCGCCGAAGACCGACGGGGACCGCATCGCCATAAAGGCCCGTATCTGCGAGGCGGCCCGTGAACTGGCGTTGCTCATTCATGAGTTGGTCCCTGGCTCCAGGGAGGAGTCTCAGGCGATCAAGGCATGCGAGATCACGGTGCAGTGGGCGCACGCCGGCATTGACCGCCGGTACGTCGCCCGCGGTGAGCGCAAGGCACTGGCGCCGGTCCTCATCGACCCGGAGGACGCGGAGGCCGCATGCCTGTCCGCCGTCGCCGAGGCGGACATCGCGGCTCGGCCGGCGGCGCTGTGA
- a CDS encoding WhiB family transcriptional regulator: MPRPSRYAPDNLPRPEHWARHAACRGAEEPDVFFPDGDVGLVLLLTEEAKAYCRRCPVRSNCLTTALNRREPLGIWGGLDTDERRALVRLARERAEAAEREEEQADARASAA; encoded by the coding sequence ATGCCTCGTCCGAGCCGATACGCACCCGACAATCTCCCGCGGCCCGAGCACTGGGCCCGGCACGCCGCATGCCGCGGCGCGGAGGAGCCTGACGTCTTCTTCCCGGACGGCGACGTGGGCCTGGTCCTCCTCCTCACCGAGGAAGCCAAGGCCTACTGCCGGCGCTGCCCTGTGCGCTCGAACTGCCTGACCACCGCCCTCAATCGCAGGGAGCCCTTGGGGATCTGGGGCGGCCTCGACACGGACGAGCGGCGTGCCCTGGTGCGCCTGGCTCGCGAGCGCGCCGAAGCGGCAGAGCGAGAGGAGGAGCAGGCCGATGCCCGCGCGTCCGCGGCGTAG
- a CDS encoding terminase small subunit yields MATKTLTERATVLAPLGLEPLLTQAQLEAFYGVSDWTVNQWVLRGCPVEKTPFRGRRFDLARVKEWVIEDAERTAATA; encoded by the coding sequence ATGGCGACGAAGACTCTTACTGAGCGCGCCACGGTCCTTGCCCCGCTCGGCCTCGAACCACTCCTGACCCAGGCCCAGTTGGAGGCGTTCTACGGCGTCTCCGACTGGACGGTGAACCAGTGGGTGCTCCGCGGCTGCCCTGTCGAGAAGACGCCGTTCCGCGGGCGCCGCTTCGACCTGGCCCGCGTGAAGGAGTGGGTCATCGAGGACGCCGAGCGCACCGCCGCTACGGCCTGA
- a CDS encoding ABC transporter ATP-binding protein, which translates to MGVEICVEGLTKSFGDQVIWQNVSLELPAGEVSVMLGPSGTGKSVFLKSLVGLLKPERGSIRIAGTDITKLREHDLYEVRKLFGVLFQDGALFGSMNLYDNIAFPLREHTRKQESAIRKIVLEKMDMVGLIGAEDKLPGEISGGMRKRAGLARALVLDPEIILFDEPDSGLDPVRVAYLNQLIVDLNAQIDATFLIVTHDIASARQVPDNIGLLFRRELVMFGPREKLLTSNEPVVRQFLNGRMRGPIGMAEEKDAATMAREAVHFGNDGAVDSVGVAEMTPRLLPGPGINRPPRWQAIAEYEEGER; encoded by the coding sequence ATGGGTGTCGAGATCTGCGTGGAAGGGCTGACCAAGTCCTTCGGCGACCAGGTCATCTGGCAGAACGTCTCGCTGGAACTGCCCGCCGGAGAGGTCTCGGTCATGCTGGGCCCCTCGGGCACGGGCAAGTCGGTCTTCCTCAAGAGCCTCGTCGGACTGCTCAAGCCGGAGCGCGGGTCGATCCGCATCGCGGGCACGGACATCACCAAGCTCCGCGAGCACGACCTGTACGAGGTACGGAAGCTGTTCGGCGTGCTGTTCCAGGACGGCGCCCTGTTCGGGTCGATGAATCTCTACGACAACATCGCCTTCCCGCTGCGCGAGCACACCCGTAAGCAGGAGAGCGCGATCAGGAAGATCGTGCTCGAGAAGATGGACATGGTCGGTCTGATCGGCGCCGAGGACAAGCTGCCCGGCGAGATATCCGGCGGGATGCGCAAACGGGCCGGTCTGGCGCGGGCACTGGTGCTCGATCCGGAGATCATTCTCTTCGACGAGCCCGACTCGGGCCTCGATCCGGTACGTGTGGCCTATCTCAACCAGCTGATCGTCGACCTCAACGCGCAGATCGACGCGACCTTCCTGATCGTCACGCACGACATCGCCTCGGCCCGTCAGGTCCCCGACAACATCGGGCTGCTCTTCCGCCGAGAACTGGTGATGTTCGGCCCCCGCGAGAAGCTCCTGACCAGCAACGAGCCGGTCGTACGGCAGTTCCTGAACGGCCGGATGCGGGGGCCGATCGGCATGGCCGAGGAGAAGGACGCCGCCACGATGGCGCGCGAGGCCGTGCACTTCGGCAACGACGGCGCGGTCGACAGCGTGGGCGTCGCCGAGATGACCCCACGGCTCCTACCGGGGCCCGGAATCAACCGCCCGCCCCGCTGGCAGGCGATCGCCGAGTACGAGGAGGGTGAGAGGTGA